A region of Coturnix japonica isolate 7356 chromosome 15, Coturnix japonica 2.1, whole genome shotgun sequence DNA encodes the following proteins:
- the PXN gene encoding paxillin isoform X3, which produces MTSTSLGSNLSELDRLLLELNAVQHNPPSGFPADEVSRSPSLPNVAGPHYVIPESSSSAGGKAAPPTKEKPKRNGGRGIEDVRPSVESLLDELESSVPSPVPAITVSQGEVSSPQRVTASQQQTRISASSATRELDELMASLSDFKTMSLIPEPSLEPVPDSADADSSSIPPSLTVLPPSKCPSVRHSTDVAVPAGAPSVLCPEEGSSTVLWPASGQCAALPRVPSLPQMVPVPPPRVSSVSATRGEQLASASSARQTGKPDSSRKTCQAVPAPRAELLCRSAKVEAQGLELAQESEKKEQRSDPKLSSISISNAGISGRGKGQAAKELDQQGVLRDHSALPAQGRSVKAAVAERWALELSEHVPEVHKKSDGILSPVCDPSAVALDQWGVFPDTEKQLGFVVEREQELKAEVPPEIQGGGCPDLVKKRQGRERAPTKAGTTNMNRAGGDEENERIGSSAVAPESPENTWKAEWDLPCLSKPPIERISASGQIKSLIKRTKETSNVHPMSRDLSPRRKLGPAIFHKTESQDRLIEELQDRLGIAKQEQEEQKSQDDWLTEGVIITARPQGEEQNGGQQIEKVVFPPESPHPRRRTVSVSASPPLQPSNEAVKTVPASASPSHVPQLPLPAQPSHALATSAPCPVSSYSFRLAPQPLFQWEAPDADYRELSVVGTPPPEALRHSSPQTWTPSTKTVVSVGCQTEDEAFFPRMQVTSAPPLTRSANLLAASAPPGTPSPEKFMAQGKAGGSSSPPSTTPKPGSQLDTMLGSLQSDLNKLGVATVAKGVCGACKKPIAGQVVTAMGKTWHPEHFVCTHCQEEIGSRNFFERDGQPYCEKDYHNLFSPRCYYCNGPILDKVVTALDRTWHPEHFFCAQCGVFFGPEGFHEKDGKAYCRKDYFDMFAPKCGGCARAILENYISALNTLWHPECFVCRECFTPFINGSFFEHDGQPYCEVHYHERRGSLCSGCQKPITGRCITAMGKKFHPEHFVCAFCLKQLNKGTFKEQNDKPYCQNCFLKLFC; this is translated from the exons CCCAGTGGTTTCCCAGCAG ATGAAGTCAGCAGAAGCCCATCACTGCCCAACGTGGCTGGACCTCACTATGTCatcccagagagcagcagctctgcaggagggaaGGCTGCACCccctacaaaagaaaaaccaaagcGAAATGGTGGGCGTGGGATTGAAGATGTGCGTCCCAGTGTGGAGAGCCTGCTGGATGAGCTGGAGAGCTCTGTGCCAAGCCCAGT ccCTGCAATCACTGTGAGCCAAGGGGAGGTGAGCAGCCCCCAGCGTGTCACCGCCAGTCAGCAGCAGACCCGTATCTCTGCTTCTTCAGCTACACGAGAACTGGATGAGCTGATGGCGTCCCTCTCTGACTTTAAG ACTATGTCTCTGATTCCTGAACCCTCCCTAGAGCCGGTTCCCGATTCAGCAGATGCAGACTCCAGCAGCATCCCTCCCAGTCTAACAGTGCTGCCCCCTTCCAAATGCCCTTCTGTCAGGCACAGCACAGACgtggcagtgccagcaggtgCCCCCTCAGTTCTCTGCCctgaggaaggcagcagcactgtaTTATGGCCTGCTTCAGGGCAGTGTGCCGCCCTTCCACGCGTACCCTCTTTGCCACAAATGGTCCCTGTGCCCCCTCCACgtgtctcttctgtttctgctacTCGTGGGGAGCAGTTGGCCTCTGCAAGTTCGGCGAGGCAGACTGGAAAGCCTGACTCTTCCAGGAAGACTTGCCAGGCTGTGCCGGCTCCCAGAGCCGAGCTTCTGTGTAGATCAGCTAAGGTGGAGGCACAGGGCTTAGAGCTGGCACAGGAGAGTGAGaagaaggagcagagaagtgaCCCCAAACTCTCAAGCATCTCAATTTCAAACGCTGGAATAAGTGGCCGAGGGAAGGGGCAGGCAGCTAAAGAGTTGGATCAGCAGGGAGTGCTCCGGGATCATTCAGCCCTTCCTGCTCAAGGCAGAAGTGTGAAAGCAGCTGTAGCTGAGCGGTGGGCCCTGGAGCTGTCAGAGCATGTACCAGAAGTACACAAGAAGAGTGATGGCATTTTGAGTCCTGTGTGTGACCCTTCTGCTGTGGCCCTGGATCAGTGGGGTGTCTTCCcagacactgaaaaacagctggGCTTCGTTGTGGAGCGAGAACAGGAGCTGAAGGCTGAAGTACCACCTGAAATCCAAGGAGGTGGCTGTCCTGACCTGGTCAAGAAGAGGCAGGGCAGAGAGAGAGCTCCCACGAAGGCAGGTACCACTAACATGAACAGAGCTGGAGGAGATGAGGAAAATGAGCGGATCGGAAGCTCTGCGGTTGCTCCGGAATCTCCTGAAAACACTTGGAAAGCTGAATGGGATTTGCCATGCCTCTCCAAGCCACCCATTGAAAGGATTTCTGCGTCGGGCCAG ATTAAGTCTTTAATCAAGAGGACAAAAGAAACCTCCAATGTGCATCCAATGAGTCGTGACCTCTCTCCAAGGCGTAAACTGGGCCCTGCAATATTTCACAAGACTGAGTCCCAGGATCGCTTGATTGAAGAGCTGCAGGACAGACTGGGGATTGCTAAACAGGAACAGGAGGAGCAGAAAAGCCAGGATGACTGGCTGACAGAGGGGGTCATTATCACTGCCCGACCCCAGGGGGAAGAGCAGAATGGTGGACAGCAAATAGAGAAG GTGGTATTCCCTCCAGAATCCCCACACCCCCGAAGGAGAACAGTCTCTGTTTCAGCCTCTCCCCCACTCCAACCTTccaatgaagctgtgaagacAGTCCCTGCTAGTGCTTCTCCCTCTCATGTACCTCAGCTCCcgctcccagctcagccctcccaTGCGCTGGCTACCTCAGCTCCATGTCCAGTCTCCTCCTATTCCTTCCGCTTGGCTCCCCAGCCGCTTTTCCAGTGGGAAGCTCCTGATGCTGATTATCGTGAGCTCTCTGTTGTGGGCACTCCTCCTCCTGAAGCTCTTAGGCACTCTTCTCCCCAGACCTGGACCCCTAGCACCAAGACAGTTGTTTCTGTTGGCTGTCAAACAGAAGATGAGGCTTTCTTCCCACGGATGCAG GTGACCTCTGCTCCTCCCCTCACCCGCAGTGCCAACCTGCTGGCTGCCTCTGCACCCCCAGGCACCCCAAGCCCTGAGAAG TTCATGGCACAGGGGAAAGCCGGCGGCAGCAGCTCCCCACCGTCCACCACCCCCAAGCCTGGCAGTCAGCTGGACACCATGCTGGGAAGTCTGCAGTCTGACCTGAACAAACTGGGGGTAGCCACAGTCGCCAAGGGTGTGTGCGGAGCCTGCAAGAAGCCGATTGCTGGGCAG GTAGTTACAGCCATGGGGAAAACCTGGCACCCTGAGCACTTCGTCTGCACCCACTGCCAGGAGGAGATCGGGTCACGGAACTTCTTTGAGCGGGATGGGCAGCCCTACTGCGAGAAGGACTATCACAACCTCTTCTCTCCTCGCTGCTACTACTGCAATGGGCCAATCCTTGAT AAAGTGGTGACGGCTTTGGACAGGACGTGGCACCCTGAACACTTCTTCTGTGCCCAGTGTGGAGTTTTCTTTGGACCTGAAG GATTTCATGAGAAGGATGGCAAAGCCTATTGCCGCAAGGACTACTTTGACATGTTTGCTCCCAAGTGTGGAGGCTGTGCCCGGGCTATCCTGGAAAACTACATTTCTGCCTTAAACACCCTGTGGCATCCTGAGTGCTTTGTCTGCCGG gaATGTTTCACTCCATTCATCAACGGCAGCTTCTTCGAGCACGACGGGCAGCCCTACTGTGAGGTGCATTACCACGAGCGCCGCGGCTCGCTGTGCTCTGGCTGCCAGAAGCCCATCACGGGACGCTGCATCACTGCCATGGGCAAGAAATTTCACCCCGAACACTTTGTCTGTGCCTTCTGCCTCAAGCAGCTCAACAAAGGAACCTTCAAAGAACAGAACGACAAGCCCTACTGTCAGAACTGCTTCCTCAAACTCTTCTGTTAA
- the RPLP0 gene encoding 60S acidic ribosomal protein P0, which produces MPREDRATWKSNYFMKIIQLLDDYPKCFVVGADNVGSKQMQQIRMSLRGKAVVLMGKNTMMRKAIRGHLENNPALEKLLPHIRGNVGFVFTKEDLTEIRDMLLANKVPAAARAGAIAPCDVTVPAQNTGLGPEKTSFFQALGITTKISRGTIEILSDVQLIKTGDKVGASEATLLNMLNISPFSFGLVIQQVFDNGSIYNPEVLDITEETLHKRFLEGVRNVASVCLQIGYPTIASVPHSIINGYKRVLAVAVETDYTFPLAEKVKAFLADPSAFVAAAPVVTETAAPAAAAAPAKEAPKEESEESDEDMGFGLFD; this is translated from the exons ATGCCCAGGGAAGACAGGGCCACGTGGAAATCCAACTACTTCATGAAGATCATC CAACTGCTGGATGATTACCCGAAATGTTTCGTGGTGGGAGCGGACAACGTGGGCTCCAAACAGATGCAGCAGATCCGCATGTCGCTGCGAGGGAAGGCCGTGGTGCTGATGGGGAAGAACACGATGATGCGTAAAGCCATCCGAGGGCACCTGGAGAACAACCCAGCCTTGGAGAA GCTGCTGCCTCACATCCGTGGCAATGTAGGCTTTGTCTTCACCAAGGAGGATCTGACTGAGATCCGGGACATGCTGCTGGCCAACAAG GTGCCGGCAGCTGCCCGTGCTGGTGCGATTGCTCCCTGTGATGTGACTGTGCCAGCCCAGAACACCGGTCTCGGACCTGAGAAGACCTCCTTCTTCCAGGCCTTGGGCATCACCACAAAGATCTCCAGAGGGACCATTGAAATTCTG agTGATGTGCAGCTTATTAAGACCGGAGACAAAGTGGGTGCCAGCGAAGCCACCCTGCTGAACATGCTGAacatctctcccttctccttcgGGCTGGTGATCCAGCAGGTCTTCGACAATGGCAGCATTTACAACCCTGAAGTGCTGGACATCACCGAGGAGACCCTGCACAAGCGTTTCCTGGAG GGTGTCCGTAACGTTGCCAGCGTGTGCCTGCAGATCGGGTACCCGACCATCGCCTCCGTGCCGCACTCCATCATCAACGGCTACAAGCGGGTGCTGGCGGTGGCGGTGGAGACCGACTACACCTTCCCGCTGGCTGAAAAG GTCAAAGCTTTCCTGGCCGACCCCTCCGCCTTCGTGGCGGCCGCTCCGGTGGTCACTGAAACAGCCGCAcccgccgctgccgccgccccGGCCAAGGAGGCGCCGAAGGAGGAATCGGAGGAGTCGGATGAGGACATGGGCTTCGGGCTGTTCGACTAG